The stretch of DNA AGACCGTTCTTACGCGCCGGCCGATTTTGGCGCGGCACCTGCGAGCGGATCGTGGCAGCACAGCGGCATGGTCATATGCCCATGTTCCATGGCCACTCTTGCCGCCGTTGCAAACGGGCTTGGCTCGAACCTGCTTCATCGCGCTGCGGATGTAACGCTCAAGGAGCGCCGCCCCCTTATTCTTGTTCCCCGCGAAACTCCGCTCAGCCGCGTGCACCTGCGCAACATGCTTGCCGCGGACGAGGCCGGAGCCGTCATCATGCCGCCCATGCCCGGTTTCTATTCCAATCCGGCCACCATTCAGGATCTGCTCGACCATCTTGCCGGACGCATTCTCGACCATCTTGGCATTGCCCATTCCCTCGTCAAACGATGGGAAGGGCTCTCATAGACGCACGAGATCAGGGACGTAGTGAGATCAGGGACGTAATTGGATCAGGAGGACGCATGCATACGCTCACATGGCACGGCCACTCGAATTTTCAGATCGCCACCCCCAGCGCGAATATTGTCATCGACCCGTTTTTCACCGGCAACCCTTCCGCGGCAACCCCGTGGGACGGTATTGCCAGACCCGATGCCGTGTTCGTTACCCATGATCACGGAGATCATGTGGGGCAGGCGGTTGATATCTGCAACGCCACAGGCGCCATGCTCGGCGCCATTGTGGGGACAACGGGCAAGCTCGTGGCAGCGGGACTCCCCCAGTCGCAGGTACTGAACGGCATAGGCTACAATATCGGCGGAACAGTGACCGTGGGCAAAGTGGGCGTGACCATGAC from Desulfovibrio subterraneus encodes:
- a CDS encoding UbiX family flavin prenyltransferase; the protein is MKRIVVGVTGASGMPLAVTLLKALAWAQDVETHLIVSDAAREVLRLESGMDADELIALADRSYAPADFGAAPASGSWQHSGMVICPCSMATLAAVANGLGSNLLHRAADVTLKERRPLILVPRETPLSRVHLRNMLAADEAGAVIMPPMPGFYSNPATIQDLLDHLAGRILDHLGIAHSLVKRWEGLS